A single Apodemus sylvaticus chromosome 20, mApoSyl1.1, whole genome shotgun sequence DNA region contains:
- the Socs2 gene encoding suppressor of cytokine signaling 2 isoform X2, whose amino-acid sequence MTLRCLESSGNGADRTRSQWGTAGSPEEQSPEAALLAKALRELSQTGWYWGSMTVNEAKEKLKEAPEGTFLIRDSSHSDYLLTISVKTSAGPTNLRIEYQDGKFRLDSIICVKSKLKQFDSVVHLIDYYVQMCKDKRTGPEAPRNGTVHLYLTKPLYTSAPTLQHFCRLAINKCTGTIWGLPLPTRLKDYLEEYKFQV is encoded by the exons ATGACCCTGCGGTGCCTGGAGTCCTCCGGGAATGGAGCGGACAGGACGCGGAGCCAGTGGGGGACCGCGGGGTCGCCGGAGGAACAGTCCCCCGAGGCGGCGCTTCTGGCGAAGGCCCTGCGCGAGCTCAGTCAAACAG GATGGTACTGGGGAAGTATGACTGTTAATGAAGccaaagagaaattaaaagaggCGCCAGAAGGAACTTTCTTGATTAGAGATAGTTCACATTCAGACTACCTACTCACTATATCTGTTAAGACGTCAGCTGGACCGACTAACCTGCGGATTGAGTACCAAGATGGGAAATTCAGATTGGATTCTATCATATGTGTCAAATCCAAGCTCAAACAGTTTGACAGCGTGGTTCATCTGATCGACTACTATGTCCAGATGTGCAAGGATAAACGGACAGGCCCAGAAGCCCCCCGGAATGGGACCGTTCACCTGTACCTGACCAAACCTCTGTATACATCAGCACCGACTCTGCAGCATTTCTGTCGACTCGCCATTAACAAATGTACCGGTACGATCTGGGGACTGCCTTTACCAACACGACTCAAAGATTACTTGGAAGAATATAAATTCCAGGTATAA
- the Socs2 gene encoding suppressor of cytokine signaling 2 isoform X3, producing MTLRCLESSGNGADRTRSQWGTAGSPEEQSPEAALLAKALRELSQTGWYWGSMTVNEAKEKLKEAPEGTFLIRDSSHSDYLLTISVKTSAGPTNLRIEYQDGKFRLDSIICVKSKLKQFDSVVHLIDYYVQMCKDKRTGPEAPRNGTVHLYLTKPLYTSAPTLQHFCRLAINKCTGTIWGLPLPTRLKDYLEEYKFQ from the exons ATGACCCTGCGGTGCCTGGAGTCCTCCGGGAATGGAGCGGACAGGACGCGGAGCCAGTGGGGGACCGCGGGGTCGCCGGAGGAACAGTCCCCCGAGGCGGCGCTTCTGGCGAAGGCCCTGCGCGAGCTCAGTCAAACAG GATGGTACTGGGGAAGTATGACTGTTAATGAAGccaaagagaaattaaaagaggCGCCAGAAGGAACTTTCTTGATTAGAGATAGTTCACATTCAGACTACCTACTCACTATATCTGTTAAGACGTCAGCTGGACCGACTAACCTGCGGATTGAGTACCAAGATGGGAAATTCAGATTGGATTCTATCATATGTGTCAAATCCAAGCTCAAACAGTTTGACAGCGTGGTTCATCTGATCGACTACTATGTCCAGATGTGCAAGGATAAACGGACAGGCCCAGAAGCCCCCCGGAATGGGACCGTTCACCTGTACCTGACCAAACCTCTGTATACATCAGCACCGACTCTGCAGCATTTCTGTCGACTCGCCATTAACAAATGTACCGGTACGATCTGGGGACTGCCTTTACCAACACGACTCAAAGATTACTTGGAAGAATATAAATTCCAG